The Lactuca sativa cultivar Salinas chromosome 2, Lsat_Salinas_v11, whole genome shotgun sequence genome includes a window with the following:
- the LOC111880105 gene encoding uncharacterized protein LOC111880105 → MKRNRIRGPWDFEHELTGGRQKLILGLDGGTTDTVCICMPITPFTPNHNPLEAPPVYARAVAGCSNHNSVGETAARETLEQVMAEALLKSGSTRSSVRAVCLAVSGVNHPTDQQRILDWLRDIFPSDVEFFVENDAVAALASGTMGKLHGCVLIAGTGTIAYGYTEDGREARASGAGPILGDWGSGYGIAAKALTAVIRAYDGRGPQTMLTCSMLHELQLSSPDELIGWTYADPSWARIATLVPVVVSCAEAGDQVANDILLHAVQELASSVKAVVHRLGLCGKDGKDTFPLVMVGGILEANRRWDIGKEVISCIANDFPGTHPIRPKVEPAVGAALLAWNYLIEQAQLDQSDGDYV, encoded by the exons ATGAAAAGGAACAGAATTCGAGGACCTTGGGATTTCGAGCATGAACTTACCGGCGGTCGTCAGAAATTGATACTCGGATTGGACGGCGGGACTACCGACACGGTGTGTATATGCATGCCGATTACTCCTTTCACTCCGAATCATAATCCTCTTGAAGCTCCTCCGGTGTATGCTCGTGCTGTTGCTGGTTGTTCTAATCACAATAGTGTTGGAG AAACTGCTGCAAGAGAGACACTAGAACAAGTTATGGCAGAAGCTCTTTTAAAATCAGGATCTACTAGATCTTCTGTTCGAGCTGTTTGCTTAGCTGTTTCTGGAGTAAATCATCCGACAGATCAGCAAAGAATTTTAGATTGGCTTAG aGATATATTCCCGAGTGATGTTGAATTTTTTGTTGAGAATGATGCTGTGGCAGCTTTGGCTAGTGGAACAATGGGAAAACTTCATGGGTGTGTTCTAATTGCTGGAACTGGAACCATTGCTTATGGATATACTGAAGATGGGAGAGAAGCTCGGGCCTCTGGTGCGGGACCCATCTTAGGTGATTGGGGAAG TGGATATGGTATAGCTGCAAAGGCTTTGACAGCTGTCATAAGGGCTTATGATGGGCGTGGCCCACAAACAATGCTTACGTGTAGCATGTTGCATGAGCTCCAACTTTCTTCTCCAGATGAACTCATTGG GTGGACTTATGCTGATCCCTCGTGGGCCCGGATTGCAACTCTAGTCCCGGTTGTTGTATCGTGTGCAGAAGCAGGGGATCAAGTTGCAAATGACATATTGCTTCATGCTGTTCAAGAATTGGCTTCTAGTGTTAAAGCTGTTGTTCATAGACTTGGGTTGTGTGGAAAAG ATGGAAAGGATACTTTTCCACTTGTAATGGTTGGTGGTATTCTTGAAGCAAATAGAAGGTGGGACATAGGAAAAGAAGTAATCAGTTGCATTGCCAATGACTTCCCCGGGACCCACCCAATTCGACCAAAG GTGGAGCCCGCAGTTGGAGCAGCATTGCTTGCGTGGAACTATTTAATAGAACAAGCACAGCTGGACCAATCAGATGGAGACTATGTTTAA